Sequence from the Cetobacterium somerae ATCC BAA-474 genome:
TTATTTTAGATGGGCAAGTAAAAGTTAATGGAGAAGTAGAAGAGAGACGTGGGAAAAAACTTTATCCAGGTGATAAGGTTGAATTTTTAGGATTAGTATTTGTAGTAGCTTAAATCTATTATAGTTTTGGGGTGAAATAAACATTGGAAATTCTTGAAATGAATTACATAAACTTTAGAAATTTAGAGGATAGAAATATACAATTTTCTTCAAGATTTAATCT
This genomic interval carries:
- the yaaA gene encoding S4 domain-containing protein YaaA, producing MQEIKISTEFIKLDQFLKFTGEIGTGGQAKELILDGQVKVNGEVEERRGKKLYPGDKVEFLGLVFVVA